A window of Aquibium oceanicum genomic DNA:
GCAGCCCCCAGAACTGCTCGTTGGTCAGCCCGAGCGTGATGAAGGCCCCGAGCATCATGAAGTCGCCCTGGGCGAAGTTCACGGCCTCGGTCGCTTTGTAGATCAGCACGAAGCCGAGCGCGATCAGGCCGTAGACACAGCCGTTCGCCAGACCACTGACGAATAATTGCAAAACGTCCAAGACGTCCGTTCCTCCCGTATCGACGCGATCTGTGGGCGCGTTCTTTTTGTTTCACCCTACAGACTGCCCGCCATCGCTCGCAAGCGTGGCTGTTGTTCCTCCTAGGGCGCGATGAACACTTTTCCGTTGGGCCGCGCCAATTCCTCCGGCACCTTGTCGATCGCATCGGCCAGCGGCACGACCGCATTGACGTCCGTCGACCAGCGCCCGTCCTTGAAGCGCATCTGCGCCTCGCGGATGGTCGCGATCTTCTGTTCAGGCGGCGTGTTGCGCATCCATTCGCTGAGCCAGAAGCCCTCGATGCGCTTGTGCATGAAGATCAGCTGCCCCGGTTCCGGGATCGGCGTCGCGTCGGTATCGAGCCGGCCATAGACGATCCAGCGCGCCCGCTTCGGCATCGCAGCGAAGATCTCGCCGGCGAGCGGGCCCGTGACGGCATCGAGGAAGATGCGCGGCTGCTCGGCCTTGAGCACGCCCTTCAATTCTTCGGCGAAGCCGGACGAGGACGCGTTGAGGACATGCGCCGCGCCTGCCTTCGCAAGCAGTTCCTTCTGGTCGTCGCGGCGCACGATGGCGATCGGTCGGTAGCCTTCGTCCCGGGCGACACCCATCATCAGCTTGCACAGCTGGCTCGCGCCGGCGGTCAGGATGAAGGATTTCTCGCCCTCCTCCTTGACGATGCCGAACATCGCCAGCGCCGTCAGCGGATTGACGATCATCGCCGCCGCGTCCTCGTCGCGT
This region includes:
- a CDS encoding alcohol dehydrogenase catalytic domain-containing protein, which produces MSIPAHMKALLLVNDGYASERADARLEAMAPYVRASEIEVPSPGPSQVLIKVSLASINPSDVMFLKGLYGQPRRQGQPAGFEGVGVIAVAGENAGAHLKVGQRVAFATGLSGWGSWADYAVAEGGSCIPIIEGVRDEDAAAMIVNPLTALAMFGIVKEEGEKSFILTAGASQLCKLMMGVARDEGYRPIAIVRRDDQKELLAKAGAAHVLNASSSGFAEELKGVLKAEQPRIFLDAVTGPLAGEIFAAMPKRARWIVYGRLDTDATPIPEPGQLIFMHKRIEGFWLSEWMRNTPPEQKIATIREAQMRFKDGRWSTDVNAVVPLADAIDKVPEELARPNGKVFIAP